One segment of Anastrepha obliqua isolate idAnaObli1 chromosome 3, idAnaObli1_1.0, whole genome shotgun sequence DNA contains the following:
- the LOC129240953 gene encoding protein tantalus-like has product MDCIVSGIAKISFQQNFEDILVENRTENMAARANDLTEAGSNVMIHGNNKDNIADSGSESELNISSEATTVEDVHSDSLYSTSTAMVSLSQRRTLPGRSCKDNILKLKRRTIMKPKRHNSRSCDFSVLRPSEIRKIYCNQKLTSFRPTSLETIFEEPQPEPRRGQAASVSSNTTLRFIGLKKIRRSLSFSDGLNTNKTLAKQRRAKIKKNFGRRSVCNKISLDDFIDRLNKSFGDDTDIDDAALDINTNNSPEEPMESDTSSTSVVAEHGNISTKYANATSTTKTEYEYTRERIQHALYCMPY; this is encoded by the exons atgGACTGTATTGTTTCTGGTATAGCGAAAATTAGTTTTCAACAGAATTTCGAAGATATTTTGGTGGAAAATCG CACCGAAAACATGGCTGCCCGCGCAAATGATTTGACTGAAGCAGGTAGTAATGTAATGATACACGGCAATAACAAAGACAACATTGCGGATAGTGGTTCAGAATCGGAATTGAATATTTCCAGTGAAGCTACCACGGTGGAGGACGTTCATTCAGATAGTCTTTACAGCACCAGCACTGCCATGGTGAGCCTATCTCAGCGACGCACCTTACCGGGCCGCAGTTGCAAAGACAacatcttaaaattaaaaagacgaACAATCATGAAACCAAAACGCCACAATTCTAGATCATGTGATTTTTCTGTGCTCCGTCCTTCtgaaatcagaaaaatatactGTAATCAAAAACTTACCAGCTTTCGTCCCACTAGTTTAGAGACAATTTTCGAGGAGCCTCAACCAGAACCGCGCCGCGGTCAGGCTGCATCTGTGTCAAGCAATACCACCTTACGTTTTATTGGTCTGAAGAAAATTCGACGTTCACTCTCCTTTTCTGATggattaaatacaaataaaacactGGCAAAACAGCGACgcgccaaaataaaaaaaaattttggccgACGAAGCGTATGCAACAAAATATCCTTAGACGACTTTATTGACCGGTTAAACAAAAGCTTTGGCGACGATACCGATATAGATGATGCCGCTTTAGACATTAATACAAATAATTCGCCGGAAGAACCAATGGAGTCGGACACATCTTCTACATCAGTTGTCGCTGAACATGGGAATATTAGTACAAAATATGCAAATGCAACATCAACTACGAAGACTGAGTACGAATATACTAGAGAACGTATACAGCATGCGTTATATTGTATGCCATATTAA